In Fervidobacterium nodosum Rt17-B1, one genomic interval encodes:
- a CDS encoding ABC transporter ATP-binding protein, with protein sequence MELNHMHEDKSNKALVQAQNLSKIYGNGPSKVIALDNVNLEIYECEIIAILGPSGSGKTTLLNLLAGLDVPSSGQIIIDGVDITSLSEEEKTKFRAKNMGFIFQFFNLIPVLNAVENVELPMLLNKYSLSEARKRALELLEKLNILHRKDAYPSQLSGGEQQRVSIARALSTRPKIIWADEPTGALDSKNAEQIKQLIIELNKEFGTTFVIVTHDPSVAQIANRIFRMESGQIVEVINKFEK encoded by the coding sequence ATGGAATTAAATCACATGCATGAAGATAAGTCAAATAAAGCATTAGTACAAGCACAAAATTTATCAAAAATTTACGGGAATGGTCCGTCGAAAGTTATCGCTTTAGATAATGTAAACCTTGAAATATACGAATGTGAAATTATAGCGATACTTGGTCCTTCAGGTTCTGGTAAAACAACGCTTTTGAATTTATTAGCGGGGCTTGATGTACCATCTTCTGGGCAAATTATCATTGATGGGGTAGATATAACGAGTTTAAGTGAAGAAGAAAAAACAAAATTCAGAGCAAAGAATATGGGATTCATTTTCCAATTTTTTAACTTAATTCCTGTGCTGAACGCAGTGGAAAATGTTGAATTACCAATGCTTTTGAACAAATATTCACTTTCTGAAGCAAGAAAAAGAGCACTGGAACTTTTAGAAAAGTTGAATATACTTCATAGAAAGGATGCTTATCCATCACAACTTTCTGGTGGAGAACAGCAAAGAGTCTCTATAGCGCGGGCACTATCAACTCGTCCAAAGATAATATGGGCGGACGAACCAACAGGCGCCCTCGATAGTAAAAACGCAGAACAAATAAAACAATTGATAATAGAGCTAAATAAAGAATTTGGTACAACATTCGTTATAGTCACGCATGACCCTTCTGTTGCACAAATAGCTAATAGAATATTTAGAATGGAAAGTGGACAAATTGTTGAAGTTATAAATAAATTTGAAAAATAA
- the dnaB gene encoding replicative DNA helicase gives MKNVPANIEAEQALIGSILIEPEKLDNIVSIVSSSDFYDQRHRYIFSVIEQLHDEGLPIDIISVCDRLRNQDLLDKIGGELYVAQLADSVPTSAHAEIYAQIIRDKAILRELIAAGSQIVQNAYTDVAVDEILDEAERLVFRIAESRATKTYIDVKSALTEVFEHLEELREKHLKGLGGLVTGIPTGFKKLDEMTSGFHRSDLIIIAARPSVGKTAFALNLAKNMALVGEASVGIFSLEMSREQLIQRLLCMESLVDLQKVRRGWLSDDEWKRLVQGASKLMKANIIVDDESNLEPRVLRAKARRMKKEYNVDAIFIDYLQLMNLGDRRDSRQQEISEISRSLKLLARELDISIIALSQLSRAVEQREDKRPRLSDLRESGAIEQDADVVIFLYRDEYYKKQHVDLPHETEIIIGKQRNGPIGTVTLMFNPSFTNFFEADAFHSNS, from the coding sequence GTGAAAAACGTTCCGGCGAATATCGAAGCTGAACAGGCTTTAATTGGAAGTATTCTAATAGAACCAGAAAAATTGGATAATATTGTTTCAATTGTTAGCTCTTCTGATTTTTACGACCAAAGACATAGGTACATATTCTCCGTAATAGAACAATTACACGATGAAGGATTACCCATTGATATAATTTCTGTTTGCGATCGATTGAGAAACCAAGATTTACTCGACAAGATTGGAGGAGAACTTTACGTTGCCCAACTTGCCGATAGTGTCCCAACTTCGGCTCACGCTGAAATTTATGCTCAAATAATACGTGATAAAGCTATACTCAGAGAACTAATAGCGGCTGGAAGTCAGATAGTTCAGAATGCTTATACAGATGTGGCCGTCGATGAAATTTTAGATGAAGCCGAGAGGCTAGTTTTCAGAATAGCCGAATCTAGAGCCACTAAGACATACATCGATGTTAAAAGTGCATTGACAGAAGTATTTGAACATTTAGAAGAATTGAGAGAAAAACATTTAAAAGGACTGGGTGGCCTTGTCACGGGTATACCAACTGGATTTAAGAAGCTTGATGAAATGACATCAGGATTTCATAGATCCGATTTAATAATAATCGCCGCAAGACCGAGCGTTGGAAAAACTGCATTCGCATTAAACTTAGCAAAAAATATGGCGCTTGTAGGCGAAGCATCGGTTGGTATATTCAGTCTTGAAATGAGCAGAGAGCAGCTTATACAAAGATTATTATGTATGGAATCCCTTGTAGATCTCCAAAAAGTAAGAAGAGGTTGGTTAAGCGATGATGAATGGAAAAGACTTGTTCAAGGTGCTTCGAAATTAATGAAGGCAAATATTATCGTCGATGATGAATCAAATCTCGAACCGCGTGTACTAAGGGCAAAGGCAAGGAGAATGAAAAAAGAATATAACGTAGATGCGATTTTCATAGATTATCTGCAGCTTATGAACCTTGGTGATAGAAGAGATAGTCGTCAACAAGAGATATCCGAAATCTCACGCTCGTTAAAATTACTCGCAAGAGAATTAGACATATCTATTATTGCACTATCTCAGCTTTCAAGAGCTGTTGAACAAAGAGAAGATAAACGTCCAAGGCTCAGTGATTTGCGTGAATCTGGTGCTATTGAGCAAGATGCCGATGTTGTAATATTCCTTTACAGGGATGAATATTACAAGAAACAACACGTTGACCTTCCACACGAAACTGAGATTATAATAGGCAAGCAAAGAAATGGACCAATAGGTACAGTAACACTTATGTTTAATCCATCTTTCACAAATTTCTTTGAAGCTGATGCTTTCCATTCCAATTCATAA
- the coaD gene encoding pantetheine-phosphate adenylyltransferase — MRAVYPGSFDPITYGHIDIAKRAAKLFDELYVVVMENKRKNYTFTVEERIEMVRECLKDIPNVKIESFSGLLVEYTEKNKINVVIRGLRAVTDFEYELQMALANKEICNGVETVFLMTDKSYSFLSSSLVKEVASFGGPISQWVPENVAKKLSEKIQKR; from the coding sequence ATAAGAGCTGTTTATCCTGGTTCATTCGATCCAATTACGTATGGACATATAGATATAGCTAAAAGAGCTGCAAAACTCTTTGATGAATTATATGTCGTTGTTATGGAAAACAAGAGAAAAAATTATACGTTTACCGTAGAAGAACGAATAGAAATGGTTAGAGAGTGTTTAAAAGATATCCCAAACGTAAAAATAGAAAGTTTTTCTGGTTTACTTGTTGAGTACACTGAAAAAAATAAAATTAACGTTGTTATTAGAGGTCTTCGCGCTGTTACGGATTTTGAATATGAATTGCAGATGGCACTTGCAAATAAAGAGATATGCAATGGAGTAGAAACTGTTTTTCTTATGACCGATAAAAGTTATTCTTTTCTTTCTTCAAGTCTTGTAAAAGAAGTTGCTTCTTTCGGAGGACCAATATCCCAGTGGGTTCCGGAGAATGTAGCTAAGAAGTTGTCTGAAAAAATTCAAAAGAGGTGA
- the holA gene encoding DNA polymerase III subunit delta, translating to MVVYLTGNSRFKKELYIKDYLNKYKNYQYIKIFSNDEGKLEELKNASISLGLFSEGKIYDLVDFDEWSKSEKEEFYKIEFPDENVIVLVRTEKAIQKDLKDKVIVQNFDKPKDWEDEKWLQFIMDSAKLIGVEISQEIAHELLEIVGPDEDTIISELEKIKIYSLGKPHIEDIEDITYKRTVSKLDEFAYLLSEGRLDDAKNLIFEISNEYEPVFILYALSKHFIELLNLIATVERKHKYSWPQIKEISKQTDIPIPRVTRFLGFKFKDSKFSPINHLEKYTLKEVKNILEYLYSMDRQIKLGADPKVVLANFITYLKNL from the coding sequence ATGGTTGTCTATTTGACTGGTAATTCAAGATTTAAAAAGGAACTGTACATAAAAGATTACCTTAATAAATATAAGAACTATCAATATATAAAAATCTTCTCAAACGATGAAGGAAAATTGGAAGAATTGAAAAACGCTTCGATAAGTCTGGGACTTTTCTCAGAAGGAAAGATATACGATCTTGTTGATTTTGATGAATGGTCAAAATCCGAAAAGGAAGAATTCTATAAAATTGAATTCCCTGACGAAAATGTAATAGTATTAGTTAGAACTGAAAAAGCTATTCAAAAAGATTTGAAGGATAAGGTAATCGTTCAAAATTTTGATAAACCAAAAGATTGGGAAGATGAAAAATGGTTACAATTTATCATGGATAGCGCCAAGCTTATAGGTGTAGAAATTTCACAAGAGATAGCACACGAATTGTTAGAAATTGTAGGGCCTGACGAAGACACAATAATTAGCGAGCTTGAGAAAATCAAAATATACTCACTTGGTAAACCTCATATCGAAGATATAGAAGATATAACATACAAGAGAACTGTAAGCAAATTAGACGAATTTGCTTACCTTTTGAGCGAAGGAAGGTTAGATGACGCAAAAAACTTAATCTTCGAAATCAGTAATGAATACGAACCCGTTTTTATTTTATATGCACTTAGCAAACATTTTATTGAATTATTGAATTTAATAGCAACAGTTGAAAGAAAACATAAATACTCCTGGCCACAAATAAAAGAAATATCAAAACAAACAGATATACCTATTCCTAGAGTGACAAGGTTTCTCGGATTTAAATTTAAAGACTCAAAATTCTCACCAATAAACCATCTTGAAAAATATACATTAAAAGAAGTGAAGAATATTCTTGAATACTTGTATTCAATGGACAGACAAATAAAATTAGGTGCCGACCCAAAAGTTGTCTTAGCGAATTTTATAACCTATTTGAAAAATCTGTAA